From the genome of Anopheles moucheti chromosome 3, idAnoMoucSN_F20_07, whole genome shotgun sequence, one region includes:
- the LOC128301469 gene encoding clavesin-1, with amino-acid sequence MTTTRVILNFPWTSSEKLKGDFFQDTGVTDAVMKIARKELREDKTIREQSLEQLREWLQKNGDVENVRTDDLFLLRFLRTKKFSVPMAQQMILKYLNFRKVFTHLIHTLDFMSPSVLKLLNGGYIFPSPIRDKHGRRVVVGFANHFNPAEHNSSDMARLHFITYETLMEDPENQICGLVHIGDFKGISTAHVACWNPTDFLRIMKWGEQSIPMRNKEVHLVNVPSTVKYIIEAGKSMVSKKMKERLQVHVTVPDLCRKVDPACLPKELGGTMPMAEMIELWKMELAAKRNLVLSSANMRILTDRGIVSRNGTDRNNNNANSNSLGMETITGSFRKLEVD; translated from the exons ATGACAACGACACGCGTGATACTGAACTTCCCCTGGACTAGCAGCGAGAAGCTGAAGGGTGACTTCTTCCAGGACACCGGTGTTACCGATGCGGTCATGAAGATCGCCCGCAAGGAACTGCGGGAAGATAAAACGATCCGGGAACAGTCGCTCGAACAGCTGCGCGAATGGCTGCAAAAGAACGGCGATGTGGAGAACGTGCGGACAGACGATCTGTTCCTGTTGCGGTTCCTGCGCACGAAAAAGTTCAGCGTACCGATGGCGCAACAGATGATACTGAAGTATCTGAACTTTCGCAAAGTGTTCACCCATCTGATCCACACGCTCGACTTCATGTCGCCCAGTGTGCTGAAGCTGCTGAACGGTGGCTACATCTTCCCGTCGCCCATACGGGACAAGCACGGACGCAGAGTAGTTGTTGGGTTTGCTA ATCACTTCAATCCGGCCGAACACAACAGCTCCGACATGGCACGGTTGCACTTCATCACGTACGAAACGTTGATGGAAGATCCGGAGAATCAAATCTGCGGTCTGGTGCACATCGGTGACTTTAAGGGCATCTCGACGGCACACGTTGCCTGCTGGAATCCGACCGACTTTCTGCGCATCATGAAGTGGGGCGAACAGTCGATCCCGATGCGAAACAAGGAGGTCCATCTGGTGAACGTCCCGTCCACGGTGAAGTACATCATCGAGGCGGGCAAGTCGATGGTTAGCAAGAAGATGAAGGAACGCCTACAG GTCCACGTCACCGTGCCGGATCTCTGCCGTAAGGTTGACCCGGCCTGTCTGCCGAAAGAGCTGGGCGGCACGATGCCGATGGCGGAGATGATCGAGCTCTGGAAGATGGAGCTGGCGGCGAAGCGGAACCTTGTCCTATCCTCGGCCAATATGCGAATCCTCACCGATCGGGGCATTGTCTCGCGGAACGGTACGGatcggaacaacaacaacgccaACAGCAATTCGCTCGGCATGGAAACGATCACCGGTAGCTTCCGTAAGCTGGAGGTGGATTAG
- the LOC128301468 gene encoding peptidoglycan-recognition protein SA-like: MLIVLNSRFFASLIERRLQTLVESFADRDPDRKIHHSVHLLERAGAKCFTLMLSTARTVAASSSTRLHSPVAWNRKSAQDYYDLEAGETERTPLLYARDNSREALRYRAKLRPDDPNRVHPVALGLMVALLVFLLLGVVIGVYLLLLTIQRPWPVSHPFFLVERTAWWQYPIAMEAATLDKQAITDVIVMHTDTDGCFDQEKCVRFLQNTEQSYWSAGGDHIPYNFLIGGDGVTYEARGWKSQHGFKDLPGQNTTLVVGMIGNFTDRQPTAVQYAELKAFLTESIRRFSLSPQYRLHGAVNSTRAANDDAALYNQLQRWPHWSGFVHQQV, from the exons ATGTTAATCGTACTGAACAGTCGGTTTTTTGCGAGCCTCATCGAGCGACGGTTGCAAACGCTCGTGGAGTCCTTCGCCGACCGGGACCCCGACCGGAAGATCCATCATTCCGTGCATTTGCTCGAACGTGCCGGTGCTAAGTGTTTCACCCTTATGCTCTCCACAGCGCGCACCGTTGCGGCGTCGAGCTCGACCCGGTTGCATTCACCCGTCGCCTGGAACCGGAAGTCGGCGCAGGATTACTACGATCTTGAGGCGGGCGAAACCGAACGGACGCCGCTACTGTACGCGAGGGACAATTCGCGCGAAGCGTTGCGCTATCGGGCAAAGCTCCGCCCAGACGATCCGAACCGGGTGCATCCGGTGGCGTTGGGTCTCATGGTGGCGTTGCTGGTATTCCTGCTGCTTGGTGTCGTGATCGGCGTGtatctgctgctgctaacgA TCCAACGTCCTTGGCCCGTTTCGCATCCATTCTTTCTAGTCGAACGAACCGCCTGGTGGCAGTACCCGATAGCGATGGAGGCGGCAACACTCGACAAGCAAGCGATTACGGATGTGATCGTGATGCACACGGACACGGACGGCTGTTTCGATCAGGAGAAGTGTGTGCGCTTTTTGCAAAACACCGAACAAAGCTACTGGTCGGCTGGCGGTGACCACATTCCGTACAACTTCCTCATAGGAGGTGATGGTGTGACGTACGAAGCGCGGGGCTGGAAGAGCCAGCACGGGTTTAAGGATCTTCCCGGACAGAACACGACACTGGTGGTGGGCATGATCG GAAACTTCACCGATCGTCAACCGACGGCTGTACAGTACGCAGAGCTGAAGGCATTCCTTACGGAATCGATTCGTCGCTTCAGTCTCTCGCCACAATACCGACTGCATGGTGCCGTTAATTCTACCCGTGCCGCGAATGACGATGCCGCCCTATACAACCAACTCCAACGATGGCCCCACTGGAGCGGATTTGTTCACCAGCAGGTGTGA
- the LOC128301848 gene encoding rab5 GDP/GTP exchange factor: MDKVEKIFSIKTPRIKHKDLKCRNGCGFYGNVQWNGLCSKCYRERSLKERHTKPFRLSKNDQSKQTARDSQHISGSDLATASNSQSGQQQQQQKQPQQQSLHSKLLPKLSGDRDEKKKKLNLIEFIKKSTPGRDSEKSRQHSRQPVEKLEQEYIDALKALKIDDAAKQELKYFIHMLDQQIRKKYSTVSVDDLSELVQNGYKKFGDYMLVENSKFASATEEMRKQVLDFFERCVMTKNHKYLFSPPSTDDEDKDSSIHKHIRRLNWITAEHLECSIDEVNSEVRELAYTAITELASVDSFLSPKEKLDCIVRCCQHIFNFLEKSVQGPTSADNFLPALIFVVLKSNPVRLHSNINYITRFSIPSRLMSGRDAYYFTNLCVAISFIEDNITPESLSLTQAEFDSFMSGEREGTSAWESALIACESLHQISENMKVMNTIASKKDELYNGIISLNEEIDAFGQEIRQTVAEVLERTPLVLQPCKTPARVVALRQQYMSSSAASAYVDPASVQQNVSSGHFTSNLVAINKSVNMEAATGKPRPIDGAGATPNRSTSGPSAGGTGFEVERLAQRLSNTLTTPLVSVDAGPSDAGAPTSPFHGMSSSNSADLLSASPSFDYNNIFDAQSLDGLVTPDDLATDFIRGIRNINYDFDFSDHSGENSTAEDFDPRATFKPVPSVGSDRTKPMSPFDLEEFDPLLQRSDGTVRRPAEPLLPLPLQPSAAPAVAREPGSLLDDSPGSLMLESPLKPTVADFHGLSLHGCNIPTITCATGVLHPSGGSGGSGCSGSGGQNGPKAMAGDRNANSDTSLI, translated from the exons ATGGATAAGGTGGAAAAGATATTCTCCATCAAAACGCCCCGCATCAAGCATAAGGATTTGAAGTGCAGGAATGGATGCGGATTTTACGGAAACGTTCAGTGGAACGGGCTGTGCTCGAAGTGTTATCGCGAACGGTCACTGAAGGAACGGCACACGAAGC CATTTCGACTGTCGAAGAACGATCAGTCAAAGCAAACTGCTCGAGACTCGCAGCATATATCCGGCTCGGATCTTGCAACGGCTTCAAACAGTCAGTCggggcaacaacaacaacaacaaaaacaaccccaaCAACAATCGTTGCATTCGAAACTGTTACCGAAATTGTCGGGCGACCgggacgagaagaagaaaaagttaaatttgatagaatttataaaaaaatccacacCTGGCCGAG ATTCAGAAAAATCTCGCCAACATAGTAGGCAACCTGTTGAAAAGCTAGAACAGGAGTACATTGATGCGCTCAAAGCGCTAAAGATAGATGATGCGGCCAAACAGGAGTTGAAATACTTCATACACATGCTCGACCAGCAGATACGCAAAAAGTACAGCACGGTCAGCGTGGACGATCTGTCGGAGCTGGTGCAGAATGGGTACAAAAAGTTTGGCGATTACATGCTCGTGGAAAATTCCAAGTTTGCAAGCGCGACGGAAGAAATGCGCAAGCAGGTGTTGGATTTTTTCGAACGCTGCGTGATGACGAAAAAtcacaaatatttattttcaccaCCGTCAACCGACGACGAGGATAAGGATTCGTCTATACACAAGCACATCCGGCGGCTGAACTGGATTACGGCCGAGCATCTCGAGTGTAGCATCGACGAGGTGAACTCGGAGGTGCGCGAACTCGCGTACACCGCCATTACCGAGCTGGCATCGGTGGATTCGTTTCTGTCGCCGAAGGAAAAGCTTGACTGTATCGTGCGCTGCTGTCAGCATATCTTTAACTTCCTCGAAAAGTCGGTCCAGGGACCGACCAGTGCGGACAACTTTCTGCCCGCGTTGATTTTCGTGGTGCTGAAGTCAAACCCGGTGCGATTGCATAGCAACATTAACTATATCACGCGCTTCAGCATCCCATCGCGGTTGATGAGCGGAAGAGATGCTTACTATTTCACTAATTtg TGTGTGGCGATTTCGTTCATCGAGGACAACATAACGCCCGAATCTTTGTCGTTGACACAGGCCGAGTTTGATAGTTTTATGTCGGGTGAGCGCGAAGGCACATCCGCGTGGGAAAGCGCCCTGATAGCGTGCGAAAGTTTGCATCAGATATCGGAAAACATGAAGGTGATGAACACGATCGCGTCCAAAAAAGATGAACTTTATAATGGGATCATTTCTCTGAACGAGGAAATCGATGCATTTGGG CAAGAGATACGACAAACAGTAGCAGAAGTACTCGAACGTACACCGCTGGTACTTCAACCGTGTAAAACACCGGCCCGTGTCGTGGCGCTCAGACAGCAATATATGTCGTCGTCGGCAGCATCCGCGTACGTTGATCCTGCCTCGGTACAACAGAATGTAAGCAGTGGTCACTTTACCTCCAATTTGGTAGCAATCAACAAATCGGTCAACATGGAAGCTGCCACTGGCAAACCCAGGCCGATCGATGGTGCTGGTGCGACACCTAACCGATCCACGTCCGGACCATCTGCCGGTGGTACCGGGTTCGAAGTGGAACGGTTAGCGCAGAGGCTATCAAACACGCTAACGACACCGCTCGTGTCGGTTGACGCAGGCCCATCCGATGCTGGTGCACCAACGTCACCATTTCATGGCATGAGTTCGAGCAATTCGGCCGACCTGCTGTCCGCATCGCCATCGTTCGACTATAATAACATTTTCGATGCGCAATCACTGGACGGACTGGTTACTCCCGACGATTTGGCGACGGATTTCATACGTGGCATCCGCAATATCAACTACGATTTTGATTTTTCCGACCACAGCGGTGAGAACAGTACGGCAGAAGATTTTGATCCGCGGGCAACATTTAAACCAGTGCCGAGCGTTGGATCAGACCGTACGAAACCGATGTCGCCCTTCGATCTGGAAGAGTTTGATCCGCTGTTGCAGAGAAGCGACGGCACCGTCCGACGTCCTGCAGAACCATTGTTACCACTGCCGTTACAACCGTCGGCAGCACCAGCGGTAGCTCGGGAGCCGGGCTCCCTGCTGGATGATTCACCGGGTTCGCTGATGCTGGAGTCTCCGCTAAAGCCGACCGTTGCCGATTTTCATGGATTATCACTGCACGGGTGTAACATACCGACGATTACGTGCGCAACCGGAGTGCTGCATCCGTCGGGAGGTAGTGGAGGGAGTGGTTGTAGTGGAAGTGGTGGACAGAATGGCCCAAAAGCTATGGCAGGCGATCGCAATGCTAATAGTGACACTAGCTTAATATAG